A window of Ranitomeya variabilis isolate aRanVar5 chromosome 2, aRanVar5.hap1, whole genome shotgun sequence contains these coding sequences:
- the MTRF1L gene encoding peptide chain release factor 1-like, mitochondrial isoform X2, which translates to MASCEAEITDLKYKMAGLLISKEEADDCNLILEVTAGVGGQEAMLFSAEIFDMYQRFASYKHWSFDILEYFHSDLGGVRHATASVAGSDAYRHLKYEGGVHRVQRVPKTEKQGRTHTSTMTVAILPQPSEIHLVINPKDLRIETKRASGAGGQHVNTTDSAVRIVHIPTGIVSECQQERSQIKNKETAMKVLRAKLYNMKLEEQVNKRQNARKIQVGTKGRSEKIRTYNFPQDRVTDHRIGMSVHNIDGFLFGDELLDEMIQALSEFSDYETLMEMIEQANTCK; encoded by the exons ATGGCTGGGCTGTTAATTTCCAAAGAAGAAGCTGATGACTGTAACCTTATATTGGAGGTGACGGCTGGTGTCGGGGGACAGGAGGCAATGCTCTTCTCTGCTGAGATATTTGATATGTATCAGCGCTTTGCCTCCTATAAACACTGGAGCTTTGACATATTGGAGTATTTTCACAGTGATTTAg GAGGTGTGCGGCACGCAACAGCAAGTGTGGCTGGTTCTGATGCCTATAGACACCTGAAATACGAAGGTGGTGTGCATCGGGTTCAGAGAGTACCCAAGACGGAGAAGCAAGGAAGAACTCATACCAGCACTATGACTGTTGCTATTCTGCCTCAGCCAAGTGAG ATTCATCTAGTAATTAATCCTAAGGATTTACGTATTGAAACCAAAAGAGCCAGTGGTGCTGGAGGACAACATGTGAACACCACAGACAGCGCGGTGAGGATTGTTCACATACCAACTG GAATAGTTTCTGAATGCCAGCAAGAAAGATCACAAATTAAAAATAAGGAGACTGCCATGAAAGTTCTCCGTGCAAAGTTATACAACATGAAGTTAGAAGAGCAGGTTAATAAACGACAGAATGCAAGAAAAATCCAG GTTGGGACAAAAGGAAGGTCAGAAAAAATTAGAACATACAACTTCCCTCAGGACCGTGTTACAGACCACCGGATTGGCATGTCCGTGCACAACATTGATGGGTTCCTGTTTGGTGATGAACTTTTAGATGAGATGATTCAGGCTCTTAGTGAATTTTCTGACTACGAGACCCTCATGGAAATGATTGAACAAGCGAACACTTGTAAATAA
- the MTRF1L gene encoding peptide chain release factor 1-like, mitochondrial isoform X3 — MAGLLISKEEADDCNLILEVTAGVGGQEAMLFSAEIFDMYQRFASYKHWSFDILEYFHSDLGGVRHATASVAGSDAYRHLKYEGGVHRVQRVPKTEKQGRTHTSTMTVAILPQPSEIHLVINPKDLRIETKRASGAGGQHVNTTDSAVRIVHIPTGIVSECQQERSQIKNKETAMKVLRAKLYNMKLEEQVNKRQNARKIQVGTKGRSEKIRTYNFPQDRVTDHRIGMSVHNIDGFLFGDELLDEMIQALSEFSDYETLMEMIEQANTCK, encoded by the exons ATGGCTGGGCTGTTAATTTCCAAAGAAGAAGCTGATGACTGTAACCTTATATTGGAGGTGACGGCTGGTGTCGGGGGACAGGAGGCAATGCTCTTCTCTGCTGAGATATTTGATATGTATCAGCGCTTTGCCTCCTATAAACACTGGAGCTTTGACATATTGGAGTATTTTCACAGTGATTTAg GAGGTGTGCGGCACGCAACAGCAAGTGTGGCTGGTTCTGATGCCTATAGACACCTGAAATACGAAGGTGGTGTGCATCGGGTTCAGAGAGTACCCAAGACGGAGAAGCAAGGAAGAACTCATACCAGCACTATGACTGTTGCTATTCTGCCTCAGCCAAGTGAG ATTCATCTAGTAATTAATCCTAAGGATTTACGTATTGAAACCAAAAGAGCCAGTGGTGCTGGAGGACAACATGTGAACACCACAGACAGCGCGGTGAGGATTGTTCACATACCAACTG GAATAGTTTCTGAATGCCAGCAAGAAAGATCACAAATTAAAAATAAGGAGACTGCCATGAAAGTTCTCCGTGCAAAGTTATACAACATGAAGTTAGAAGAGCAGGTTAATAAACGACAGAATGCAAGAAAAATCCAG GTTGGGACAAAAGGAAGGTCAGAAAAAATTAGAACATACAACTTCCCTCAGGACCGTGTTACAGACCACCGGATTGGCATGTCCGTGCACAACATTGATGGGTTCCTGTTTGGTGATGAACTTTTAGATGAGATGATTCAGGCTCTTAGTGAATTTTCTGACTACGAGACCCTCATGGAAATGATTGAACAAGCGAACACTTGTAAATAA